In Harpia harpyja isolate bHarHar1 chromosome 12, bHarHar1 primary haplotype, whole genome shotgun sequence, a single window of DNA contains:
- the GK5 gene encoding putative glycerol kinase 5 isoform X5 — MPCGRQESGAATPARYVVGVDVGSTEVKCHVYDRAAAVRGSGWRKVESLYPHPGWVELDPEVLWSQFVGVIKEAVQAAGVHMRQIAGLGISTQRATFITWHKRTGKPFHNFISWQDLRSAELVNSWNKSLLLKVVHVIFTVLHFLTGNDRYLAPSFLTFSTQQTSMKLSWVFKNIHEAEEAAKKNNCCFGTVDTWLLYRLTKGSVYATDYSNASATGVFEPFTKCWNPTLCNLLSIPMSIYPPVKDTSFNFGSADSEIFGVPIPIMAVVADQQSAMFGECCFHPGDVKLTMGTGGFWNVNTGEHLFASRRGLYPLIGWKIGEEVVYLTEGCMSDIGTAIKWAQDINLFTNVDETAKMARSIVDSQGVCFVPGFQVSVNDPYLCASFMGLKPSTTRSHLVRAILESVAFRNKQLYDTIVKKVRIPLQTIRYFA; from the exons ATGCCGTGCGGACGGCAGGAGAGCGGCGCAGCCACCCCCGCGCGGTACGTGGTGGGGGTGGACGTGGGCAGCACGGAGgtgaagtgccacgtctatgaCCGGGCGGCCGCGGTCAGAGGTTCCGGCTGGAGGAAG GTAGAATCACTTTATCCTCATCCTGGCTGGGTTGAATTAGATCCTGAAGTGCTGTGGAGTCAGTTTGTTGGTGTAATAAAAGAGGCTGTACAAG ctgCAGGAGTTCACATGAGGCAAATAGCTGGTCTTGGCATCTCAACACAGAGAGCAACTTTCATTACGTGGCACAA gagGACAGGGAAAccttttcataatttcataagTTGGCAAGACTTAAGAAGTGCTGAACTTGTGAATTCCTGGAATAAGTCCCTTCTGCTGAAG GTAGTCCATGTTATTTTTACAGTGCTTCATTTCTTGACTGGGAATGATCGATACTTGGCAccaagttttcttactttttcaacACAACAAACTTCTATGAAGTTGTCATgggtttttaaaaacatacatgaG GCTGAagaagctgccaaaaaaaataaCTGCTGCTTTGGAACAGTTGACACATGGTTACTGTACAGATTGACTAAAG GTTCTGTGTATGCGACAGATTACTCAAATGCCAGTGCTACAGGCGTTTTTGAACCCTTTACG aaatgttgGAACCCCACTTTGTGTAATTTACTTTCTATTCCAATGTCTATTTATCCACCAGTGAAAGACACAAG CTTCAACTTCGGATCAGCTGACTCTGAAATATTTGGGGTACCTATTCCAATAATGGCAGTG GTAGCTGATCAGCAGTCAGCTATGTTTGGAGAATGCTGCTTTCACCCAGGAGATGTTAAACTGACAATGGGAACGGGTGGTTTCTGGAATGTGAATACTGGAGAGCATCTCTTTGCATCACGGAGAG GTCTGTATCCACTGATTGGTTGGAAGATTGGGGAAGAAGTTGTTTACTTAACTGAAGGCTGTATGTCAGACATTGGCACTGCCATAAAATGGGCTCAGGATATAA ATCTTTTCACCAATGTAGATGAAACGGCAAAAATGGCACGGAGTATTGTTGATTCTCAAGGCGTTTGTTTTGTTCCAGGTTTTCag GTTTCTGTGAATGACCCATATTTATGTGCCTCCTTCATGGGGCTGAAGCCTTCCACTACCAGAAGCCATCTTGTACGAGCTATATTGGAATCTGTAGCTTTCAG aaacaaacagctttaTGATACCATTGTGAAGAAGGTACGCATTCCTCTTCAAACTATTCG GTACTTTGCTTGA
- the GK5 gene encoding putative glycerol kinase 5 isoform X3, whose product MPCGRQESGAATPARYVVGVDVGSTEVKCHVYDRAAAVRGSGWRKVESLYPHPGWVELDPEVLWSQFVGVIKEAVQAAGVHMRQIAGLGISTQRATFITWHKRTGKPFHNFISWQDLRSAELVNSWNKSLLLKVVHVIFTVLHFLTGNDRYLAPSFLTFSTQQTSMKLSWVFKNIHEAEEAAKKNNCCFGTVDTWLLYRLTKGSVYATDYSNASATGVFEPFTKCWNPTLCNLLSIPMSIYPPVKDTSFNFGSADSEIFGVPIPIMAVVADQQSAMFGECCFHPGDVKLTMGTGGFWNVNTGEHLFASRRGLYPLIGWKIGEEVVYLTEGCMSDIGTAIKWAQDINLFTNVDETAKMARSIVDSQGVCFVPGFQVSVNDPYLCASFMGLKPSTTRSHLVRAILESVAFRNKQLYDTIVKKVRIPLQTIRLWLLQAPTKLLFSLVLYIPITSLCFISTSSRKVQRRNPHF is encoded by the exons ATGCCGTGCGGACGGCAGGAGAGCGGCGCAGCCACCCCCGCGCGGTACGTGGTGGGGGTGGACGTGGGCAGCACGGAGgtgaagtgccacgtctatgaCCGGGCGGCCGCGGTCAGAGGTTCCGGCTGGAGGAAG GTAGAATCACTTTATCCTCATCCTGGCTGGGTTGAATTAGATCCTGAAGTGCTGTGGAGTCAGTTTGTTGGTGTAATAAAAGAGGCTGTACAAG ctgCAGGAGTTCACATGAGGCAAATAGCTGGTCTTGGCATCTCAACACAGAGAGCAACTTTCATTACGTGGCACAA gagGACAGGGAAAccttttcataatttcataagTTGGCAAGACTTAAGAAGTGCTGAACTTGTGAATTCCTGGAATAAGTCCCTTCTGCTGAAG GTAGTCCATGTTATTTTTACAGTGCTTCATTTCTTGACTGGGAATGATCGATACTTGGCAccaagttttcttactttttcaacACAACAAACTTCTATGAAGTTGTCATgggtttttaaaaacatacatgaG GCTGAagaagctgccaaaaaaaataaCTGCTGCTTTGGAACAGTTGACACATGGTTACTGTACAGATTGACTAAAG GTTCTGTGTATGCGACAGATTACTCAAATGCCAGTGCTACAGGCGTTTTTGAACCCTTTACG aaatgttgGAACCCCACTTTGTGTAATTTACTTTCTATTCCAATGTCTATTTATCCACCAGTGAAAGACACAAG CTTCAACTTCGGATCAGCTGACTCTGAAATATTTGGGGTACCTATTCCAATAATGGCAGTG GTAGCTGATCAGCAGTCAGCTATGTTTGGAGAATGCTGCTTTCACCCAGGAGATGTTAAACTGACAATGGGAACGGGTGGTTTCTGGAATGTGAATACTGGAGAGCATCTCTTTGCATCACGGAGAG GTCTGTATCCACTGATTGGTTGGAAGATTGGGGAAGAAGTTGTTTACTTAACTGAAGGCTGTATGTCAGACATTGGCACTGCCATAAAATGGGCTCAGGATATAA ATCTTTTCACCAATGTAGATGAAACGGCAAAAATGGCACGGAGTATTGTTGATTCTCAAGGCGTTTGTTTTGTTCCAGGTTTTCag GTTTCTGTGAATGACCCATATTTATGTGCCTCCTTCATGGGGCTGAAGCCTTCCACTACCAGAAGCCATCTTGTACGAGCTATATTGGAATCTGTAGCTTTCAG aaacaaacagctttaTGATACCATTGTGAAGAAGGTACGCATTCCTCTTCAAACTATTCG TCTCTGGCTCCTACAAGCTCCTACAAAGTTGTTATTTTCATTAGTCCTCTACATTCCTATTACTTCTCTTTGCTTCATCTCAACATCTTCAAGGAAAGTACAGAGAAGGAACCCTCATTTTTAG
- the GK5 gene encoding putative glycerol kinase 5 isoform X4, whose amino-acid sequence MPCGRQESGAATPARYVVGVDVGSTEVKCHVYDRAAAVRGSGWRKVESLYPHPGWVELDPEVLWSQFVGVIKEAVQAAGVHMRQIAGLGISTQRATFITWHKRTGKPFHNFISWQDLRSAELVNSWNKSLLLKVVHVIFTVLHFLTGNDRYLAPSFLTFSTQQTSMKLSWVFKNIHEAEEAAKKNNCCFGTVDTWLLYRLTKGSVYATDYSNASATGVFEPFTKCWNPTLCNLLSIPMSIYPPVKDTSFNFGSADSEIFGVPIPIMAVVADQQSAMFGECCFHPGDVKLTMGTGGFWNVNTGEHLFASRRGLYPLIGWKIGEEVVYLTEGCMSDIGTAIKWAQDINLFTNVDETAKMARSIVDSQGVCFVPGFQVSVNDPYLCASFMGLKPSTTRSHLVRAILESVAFRGTRDAVIPELKHGSLENRSLISFKYLT is encoded by the exons ATGCCGTGCGGACGGCAGGAGAGCGGCGCAGCCACCCCCGCGCGGTACGTGGTGGGGGTGGACGTGGGCAGCACGGAGgtgaagtgccacgtctatgaCCGGGCGGCCGCGGTCAGAGGTTCCGGCTGGAGGAAG GTAGAATCACTTTATCCTCATCCTGGCTGGGTTGAATTAGATCCTGAAGTGCTGTGGAGTCAGTTTGTTGGTGTAATAAAAGAGGCTGTACAAG ctgCAGGAGTTCACATGAGGCAAATAGCTGGTCTTGGCATCTCAACACAGAGAGCAACTTTCATTACGTGGCACAA gagGACAGGGAAAccttttcataatttcataagTTGGCAAGACTTAAGAAGTGCTGAACTTGTGAATTCCTGGAATAAGTCCCTTCTGCTGAAG GTAGTCCATGTTATTTTTACAGTGCTTCATTTCTTGACTGGGAATGATCGATACTTGGCAccaagttttcttactttttcaacACAACAAACTTCTATGAAGTTGTCATgggtttttaaaaacatacatgaG GCTGAagaagctgccaaaaaaaataaCTGCTGCTTTGGAACAGTTGACACATGGTTACTGTACAGATTGACTAAAG GTTCTGTGTATGCGACAGATTACTCAAATGCCAGTGCTACAGGCGTTTTTGAACCCTTTACG aaatgttgGAACCCCACTTTGTGTAATTTACTTTCTATTCCAATGTCTATTTATCCACCAGTGAAAGACACAAG CTTCAACTTCGGATCAGCTGACTCTGAAATATTTGGGGTACCTATTCCAATAATGGCAGTG GTAGCTGATCAGCAGTCAGCTATGTTTGGAGAATGCTGCTTTCACCCAGGAGATGTTAAACTGACAATGGGAACGGGTGGTTTCTGGAATGTGAATACTGGAGAGCATCTCTTTGCATCACGGAGAG GTCTGTATCCACTGATTGGTTGGAAGATTGGGGAAGAAGTTGTTTACTTAACTGAAGGCTGTATGTCAGACATTGGCACTGCCATAAAATGGGCTCAGGATATAA ATCTTTTCACCAATGTAGATGAAACGGCAAAAATGGCACGGAGTATTGTTGATTCTCAAGGCGTTTGTTTTGTTCCAGGTTTTCag GTTTCTGTGAATGACCCATATTTATGTGCCTCCTTCATGGGGCTGAAGCCTTCCACTACCAGAAGCCATCTTGTACGAGCTATATTGGAATCTGTAGCTTTCAG AGGAACAAGAGATGCAGTAATTCCTGAACTGAAGCATGGGTCTCTTGAAAACAGGTCTCTTATCTCATTCAAATATCTAACTTGA